The sequence AGGGCCGTCGGCTGCTCGCCATCGAGGCCGCCGCCCCGGCCAAGGAGCTGCCGGCCGCCGGTCTGCCCCGCGCTCTCGACTTCGTCCGCACCGGGCAGACCCCCACGGTTTCCGTCCCGGTCCGGCGCGAGCCCGCCGCGAACGGGGACGGCCAGGCCCCGGCCGCATCCCCGGCCCCGGCTCGGGCCACCGCGACCTTCGCCCAGGCCGACCGGGCGCTGCGTCAACTGGCCCGTAACGCTGCCCGGCAGCGCACCGCCCAGCAGGCCGCGCGCCTGGCGCGGGACGGCGCGGGTGCCGGTTCCGGTTCCGGTTCCGAAGGGGCCACCCGGCCCGGGCCGCCCGCGGCCCGCGATGCCGGGGACGGCCAGGACGGTGAGAGCGGCCGGGGGAACCCGTCGGCGGCCGCCGCACAGCGCACGGGCGACGCACCAGCCCGTACGGCCGCCGCCTCCGGACCCGCGCTCCGCCCGGTCCCGGCCACCGCCGCCGCCCTCGCCCCGTCCCGCCCCGCCGTATCGCGCGCGCAGGGCGGCTTCGACTTCTTCGGCAACGCGACCGCTTCCGGCCCCCGGGAGCTGACCGCGCCGCTGGAGGACGATCTGGCGGATGTCGTCGGCGACGAGGCCCTGGCCGAACAGTCGGCCCGTGCGCGGGCGCGCACGGCCCGCGCGGCCCGTACGGACGCCCGTCCGCAGCCGTCCGCGGAGGGCGCCGCGGCCGACGGCGAGCACCCCCGTGACGGCCGCACCGGCGACGGGCACCCCCGCGACGGGCGCTCCCGCGACGAGCGGCAGGCGGACGGCGAGCGCGCGGACGAGCGGACCGACGGCGCCACGACCGCGGGCACCGGCGAGGTCATCGACCTGACCGCGCACGACGAGACCGAGCAGTTCGACTTCGGCGCACTGCGCAGCGCCATCTCCTGACCCTGAGCCGGCCACCGCCCGGCCCCGGAGCCTTCACCGGCTCCGGGGCCGGGCGTTTTCCGGCAGGCCCGAGCCGGCCGTGACGAGCGGGGCGCAGGGGCGGCCGTCCCGCCTACTTGTCGATGTCCCCGACCACGAAGAAGAACGAGCCGAGAATGGCGACCATATCGGCGACCAGGGTGCCCGGCAGCAGCTCCACCAGCGCCTGGATGTTGTTGAACGACGCCGAGCGCAGCTTGAGGCGGTAGGGGGTCTTGTCGCCCTTGGAGACGAGGTAGTAGCCGTTGATGCCCAGGGGGTTCTCGGTCCAGGCGTAGGTCGCGCCCTCGGGAGCCTTCAGCACCTTCGGCAGCCGCTGATTGACCGGCCCCGGCGCCAGTTCCGCGATCCGGTCCAGGCAGGCATCGGCGAGATCGAGCGCGTTGTGGCTCTGCTCCAGCAGGCACTCGAAGCGGGCCAGGCAGTCGCCCTCCTCACGGGTGACGACCTTGAGCGTGGACTGCAGCTCCCCGTACGCCAGATACGGCTCGTCGCGCCGCAGGTCGAAGTCCACACCGGAGGCCCGGGCGATCGGCCCGGAGACGCCGTACCCGTGCACGATCTCCGGCGCGAGCACACCGACCCCGCGGGTGCGGCCACGGAAGATCTCGTTGCCCAGGACCAGGTTGTCGAAGACGTCCATCCGGGAGCGCACCTCGGCGACGGCGTGCCGGGCCCGGCCGAGCCAGCCCGCCGGCATGTCCTCCTTGAGGCCGCCGACGCGGTTGAACATGTAGTGCATCCGGCCGCCGGAGATCTCCTCCATGACGGTCTGGAGCTCCTCCCGCTCACGGAAGGCGTGGAAGACGGGGGTGATGCCGCCGAGCTCCAGGGGGTACGAGCCCAGGAACATCAGATGGTTCAGCACCCGGTTCAGCTCGGCGAGCAGCGTCCGCAGCCAGACGGCGCGCTCCGGCACCTCCATGCCCAGCATCCGCTCGACGGCCAGCACCACGCCCAGCTCGTTGGAGAACGCCGACAGCCAGTCGTGCCGGTTGGCGAGCATGATGATCTGGCGGTAGTCGCGCGCCTCGAAGAGCTTTTCGGCGCCGCGGTGCATATAGCCGATCACCGGCTCGGCGTGCTGGATGCGCTCGCCGTCCAGGACGAGGCGCAGCCGCAGCACGCCGTGCGTCGAGGGGTGCTGCGGGCCGATGTTCAGCACCATGTCGGTGCTCTCCGCCGCGCCGCCGATGCCGACCGTCGTCTCCGTCATGGGAACAGTCTTGCAGCACCCCGTCGCGGGAGCCGCCCTGGCCCTCGGGGCCCTCAGGCGGCGTCCGGCACCCCGAGCAGGCCCGCGCACGCCTCGCCCACCGGCTCCAGGAGCCATCCGAAGCCGCCGAGGCCCGCCGGATCGGTCAGCTCCGCCGCTGCCCCGGCCGCGCTCAGGGCCCGTACGTAGCCGGAGGGGTCGGTGGCGGCCAGGGCGAGCGGGGGACGCCGGCCGTCCACCCCCAGGGCGCCCAGCGCCGCGCGCTGGGTCAGCCGCTGCGCCGACGGCCCGGCGCAGGCGTCCAGCGCCACATGTGCCGTGATGTCGCAGCTCCCGTCCGGTACGGGCGCCACCTCGCGGCCGTCGCGGAAGCCGGTGAGCGTCCCGAAGAGCGGTCGGTCGCCCCTCTCGTGTGCATAGTCGACGGCGACGGCGAGCCCGGCGTGCAGCGTACGGACGGCCTGCGCCCAGGCCTCGTCCCGGGGCCGGCCGATCTCGGCACGCAGCCCGGGGGAGGCGGCGGCATCCGGGGCGGGCGGGGGCGGCAGGGGCGGCCACCACCGGCCCAGCCACTCCGCGTCCGCGCCGTCCACCGGCTCGCCCAGCCGCTCCGTGCCGTCGGCGCGGACGAGCACCCGGCGCGGCACCCCGTCCGCATCCGTCTCGACGACATCCACCGGCACATTGTCGAGCCATTCGTTCGCGAACAGCAGGCCGGTGACCGAGCCGGGGGCGGGCAGCTCGCTGCGCCAGACGATCCGCGGATCGAGGCCCGGGGGGCGCGCGGCGCGCTCGACGGCGCACGGGCGCACCCGCGCGGCCACTTCGTCGGGCAGCGCGGCGAGCACACCGGTCAGCAGCTCGCCGCGCCCCGCGCCCACATCGACCAGAGCCAGCTCGTCCGGACGGCCCAGCGCGGCGTCCACCCGGCGCAGGAGGGTGGCGACGGCGCCGGCGTACAGGGGAGAGGCGTGCACGGAGGTACGGAAATGGCCGGCCGGACCGGGGCCCCCGGGGCGCGTGTAGAAGCCGTCGCCGGGGCCGTACAGCGCCCGTTCCGTGGCCTCGCGCCACCCGCACCACTCGTTCGTCACCCGCCCCACGGTACGGGCGGGCGCCGCCCCGCGCGGACGGGGTGGTACGCGGCCTGTCCCCCCTTCCCACACATTTGGCGCATGGAGTCTCCACCTTGGGGAGTAGGCCCGGCGCACAGGATCGCTCCTCCGGTTGACTCGTACACGTATGCGTGGTGCCTACGCTGGGTTACGTGCAGCGCCTCTATGACTTCCTCCGCAGGCACCCGACGGGAGTGGACACCTTCTGGGCCGTCCTCCTGCTCGGGTTCAGCAGCCTGACGGTCTTGGGCGGGCCCACAAGGGGCGCGCAGATTCCCATGGCGATCTTCACGGTCGGCCTGTGCCTCGTCGTCGCGCTGCGCCGCAAGATCCCCGTGAAAATGCTGCTGCTGACGGCAGCCATCGGCGTCGGCCAACTGATCTTCGGCGTCCCGTTCCTGCCCGCCGACTTCGCGATGTTCGTGATCGCCTACACCGTCGCGTCCGCACCCGCCGTCCCGCGCTGGGCCTCCCGCTGCGCCCTCACCGGTGCCCTGCTCGGCCCCGCTCTCTCCGCCGTGCGCTTCAATCAAATGCTCGGCAGCCATACGATCAAGCAGGACCTGCTCGCCACCGCGCTGCTCACCGTGCCCTTTGTCCTCGCCTGGGTGCTGGGCGATTCCATGCGCACCCGCCGCGCCTACTGGGCGCAACTGGAGGAGAAGGCCGCCCGGCTGGAGAAGGAGCGCGAGGCACAGTCCCGGATCGCGGTCGCGGCCGAGCGCGCCCGGATCGCCCGGGAGCTCCACGATGTCGTCGCCCACAACGTCTCGGTGATGGTCGTCCAGGCCGACGGCGCCGCTTACGTCCTCGATGCCGCGCCGGAGCAGACCCGGCAGGCCCTGGAGACGATCTCCGGCACCGGGCGCCAGGCGCTGTCCGAGATGCGCCGGCTGCTGGGCGTGCTGCGCACCGGCGAAAAGTCCGAGGGCGGCGAATACGGCCCCCAGCCGGGCGTGGACCAGCTCAGCGACCTCATGGAGCAGGTGCGGGGCGCAGGGCTGCCGGTCGACTTCCAGGTCGAGGGCGAGCCGCGCGAGCTGCCCAGCAGCGTCGAACTCACCGCGTACCGCATCGTCCAGGAAGCGCTCACCAACACCCGCAAACACGGCGGCCCCGCCGTCGGCGCGACCGTCCGCCTCTCCTACCAGGACGACGATCTCGATCTGCTCATCGAGGACGACGGACGGGGCGCCCAGCGCGAGCTCTACGAAGAAGGCGGGGAGGACGGCCTCGGCCACGGCCTGATCGGGATGCGCGAGCGGGTCGGCATGGTCGGCGGCACCCTGGCTGCCGGACCGCGGCCGGGGGGCGGCTTCCGGGTCAGCGCCGTCCTGCCGCTCAAGCCGGTGCGGTGAGCGGGGTGACCGGAAGCGGTGCGGTGAGCGGGGTGACCGGGCCGCTGCCGCGGCCGGCCCGCCGGCCCGGCGAACTCACCCGGGAATCCGGCCCGCTGCACTTCACCCCGTACGCTCGGCCCCACTCCTGTACGAAAGGACCCCCTGCACATGACCATCCGTGTGATGCTCGTCGATGACCAGGTGCTGCTGCGCACCGGGTTCCGGATGGTGCTGGCCGCACAGCCCGACATGGAGGTCGTCGCGGAGGCGGGCAACGGCGTGGAAGCCCTGGAGGTGCTGCGCGCCACCCAGGTCGACGTGATCCTCATGGACGTACGGATGCCGCATCTGGACGGGGTGGAGGCCACCCGCCGGATCTGCGAGGGCGGGCAGAAGGAGGGGGCTCCGAAGGTCCTCATCCTGACCACCTTCGACCTCGACGAATATGCCTTCTCCGCGCTGAAGGCCGGCGCCAGCGGCTTCATGCTCAAGGACGTCCCGCCCGCTGACCTGCTCGCCGCGATCCGGGCGGTGGAGAGCGGCGACGCGGTCGTCGCCCCGTCCACCACCCGCCGGCTCCTCGACCGCTTCACCCCCATGCTGCCCGCCACGTCCGCAGAGCCCGTCCGGCCCGAGCTGGAGCGGCTGACGGAGCGCGAGCGGGAGGTGCTGCTGCTGGTCGCCCAGGGACTGTCCAACGGAGAGATCGCGGCACGGCTGGTGCTCTCGGAGGCCACGGTCAAAACCCATGTGGGCCGCATCCTCGCCAAGTTGGGCCTGCGGGACCGGGTCCAGGCGGTGGTACTCGCCTATGAGACGGGGCTGGTACGGGCGGGGGGAACGGGGGCGTAGCAGGGCGTGGCGGGGGAGTAGGGGCGCGTGAGGGCGGAGGAGGAGCCCCAGCGCGCTCGGGCCTCCTCCGGCCGGACCGCCGTCAACGCAGCACGCCCTCAAGGAAGTCGCTGCCCAGCCGGGCCACCACCTGGAGGTCCAGCTGGTGCAGCACATAGCGCCCGCGACGCCGCGTCTGGATCAGCCCGGCCTTCTTCAGTGTGGCGATATGCCGCGAGACCTCCGGCGAGGTGATCCCGAAGGCGTGCGCCAGCTCTCCCGTCGTATGCGGCCCCCGTGACAGCGTCCGGCACAGCTGCATCCGCATCGGGTGGCCCAGTGCCTCCAGCCGCTGCTGGACGAGTTCCAGCGCGGCCGGCGCCGGCAACTCCGGGTCGGCGACCGGGTACTGGAGCACGGGGCGCCAGCCCGGGGCGTGGCCGAACACCAGATGCGGCCAGCCGAACGACGTCGGCAGGAAGGTGACGCCCGGGTCAGCGGGACGGGCGAAGGCCGTCGTACGCCCCCGGGCCAGCTTGTCGACCAGGATGCGGGTGCCGCCGCTGCCGTCCTGCGCACTCTCCAGGGACAACGCCTGCGACGTCGCGGACAGCGTCTCGGCCAGGCCCTTGTGGCGCAGCAGCTCGGTCTTGTGCCGGGCATCCGCCGCCAACTGGATGCCCACCCGCCGCCAGATGTCCCCGAAGAACGCCTCCTCGCAGTCCTCGAACAGACGGCGCAGCCACACCCGCAGGCCGTCGGGGTCGGTGAGCATCCGGTCGGTGAAGGCCGCCTGCCGCGGGCCGCGTGCGGCGACCATCTCCCGTACCCGCACCCGTTCGTCCGCATCGACGAGGGGCGAGGGCGTGGGGCGGGTGTAGCGCGCCGAGCAGGTGATCTCGAACGCGGCGGCCACGAACCGCTCGTCGTCGATGGCGTCCAGCTCGTCCAGCTCCGCGGCCAGGGTGGCCCCGGGACGGGCCGGCAGCAGGATGTCGGCACGGGAGGACCGCCACAGGAAGTCCGCCTCGCACAGCCGGTCGGCCAGGTCGGGCTTCAGCGCCGCGTTGGTGGCGGTGACCCAGCCGTGCAGCCCGGGGTGGTGACCCGGCTCGGAGAGCGCATGCAGCGCGGCGCCCAGCTCCGCCAGCGGCGAAGGGGAGAAGACGACGCGCTCCGGCGGCAGCCCGGTGATGTCGATGACGTTGGCCATGCGCCCATCATGCGCGAGGCCACCACCTGCACGGACGTCGATTGACGGCTCCCGTCAATCGACGGGCCACCGGCCACCGGACCGCCCCACAGTGAGGGACATGAACGCCGCTCAGCAGCACCTCCTCGACACCTACCGCGCCGCCCGGCGAGGCGAAGCAGCCCCGCCCGCCCCGGGCACCCACACCGTCCGCACCGCACGCGAGATCCAGCAGTGGCGCCGCTTCCAAGCCGTCGTCACGGACCCCGGCAGCCGTCTTCGCGGACGTGTGAGGCGGGGCGGGTGGTCGGGCCTCACCGCCTTGCTGCGCCGCCTCACCCCCCGACCCGGCTCACGAACGCCACGAACTCCCTGACTGCCGCCCGCACCTCGTCCGCCGTCCAGCCCAGGGCGGAGGCGGAGGCGGTCACCTCGGTCACCGCCACCCCGGGCGGCCCTGCCGGGGCGGGCTCGAACCACCTCTGGAACAGCACCGTCCCGGTCTCCTCCGCCTGGCGTAGGCCGGCCTCGTCGAGCAGCGCGGGCGGGTGCGGCAGCCACACCTGGAACTGATGGGTGTGCGGCACCTCCGGGTGCACCCTGAACCACGGGACACCGGCCCCGTCCAGGCCCTCGCCCAGCGCGCGGGCCACGATCCGGGCCTGGGCCACGTACTCCGGCAGCCGTGGCAGCTCACGCTCCAGGCCGGTCAGGGCGGCCAGCGCGGCAGGCCACTGCTGGAAGAGATTGCCGCCGTACCGGTGCCGCCAGGTCCGTGCCTCCTCGATGAAGTCCTCGCTGCCCGCGAGCGCCGCGCCCGATATGCCGCCCAGCGTCTTGTAGAAGGAGACATACACGCTGTCCGCGAGGTCCGTGATCTCCGGGAGCGTACGTCCGAAGTGCGGGCCGCACTCCCACAGCCGCGCGCCGTCGAAGTGCACCACCGAATCCCGCTCCCGTGCCGCCGCCACCACCGCGGTCAGCTCGTCCCAGGACGGCAGTACGAAACCGGCATCGCGGAGCGGGAGTTCCAGCGCAAGGGTTCCGAAGGGCTCCGCCAGATCGGACACCTCCGCGGCGGTCGGCAGCCGCGGCGCGTCCGTCGGATGCACCATGCGCAGCCCGCTGACCACCGCACAGGCGTCGCGCTCATGCATCTCCAGATGCGACAGACGATGTCCGGCGACCGTGGCATTGCCCGTACGCCCCGCCCAGCAGCGCAGCGCCACCTGCTGGGCCATCGTGCCGGTCGGGAAGAAGGCGGCGGCCTCGGTGCCCAGGGTCTCGGCCGTCCGGCGTTCCAGCTCGCCGACGATGCTGCCGTCGTCGCCGTAGATATCGGGCCGGCTGTCCAGGTCGTAGACGGCCGGAGCCTCGGCCACCAGGCGGTCCAGCCGCTCGCGGACCGTCTCCAGGAAAGCGTTCCCCGTCAGCATCCGCTCCGCGCCGCGGTAGGCGGC is a genomic window of Streptomyces sp. Edi2 containing:
- a CDS encoding NADH-quinone oxidoreductase subunit D — its product is MTETTVGIGGAAESTDMVLNIGPQHPSTHGVLRLRLVLDGERIQHAEPVIGYMHRGAEKLFEARDYRQIIMLANRHDWLSAFSNELGVVLAVERMLGMEVPERAVWLRTLLAELNRVLNHLMFLGSYPLELGGITPVFHAFREREELQTVMEEISGGRMHYMFNRVGGLKEDMPAGWLGRARHAVAEVRSRMDVFDNLVLGNEIFRGRTRGVGVLAPEIVHGYGVSGPIARASGVDFDLRRDEPYLAYGELQSTLKVVTREEGDCLARFECLLEQSHNALDLADACLDRIAELAPGPVNQRLPKVLKAPEGATYAWTENPLGINGYYLVSKGDKTPYRLKLRSASFNNIQALVELLPGTLVADMVAILGSFFFVVGDIDK
- a CDS encoding response regulator transcription factor, producing MTIRVMLVDDQVLLRTGFRMVLAAQPDMEVVAEAGNGVEALEVLRATQVDVILMDVRMPHLDGVEATRRICEGGQKEGAPKVLILTTFDLDEYAFSALKAGASGFMLKDVPPADLLAAIRAVESGDAVVAPSTTRRLLDRFTPMLPATSAEPVRPELERLTEREREVLLLVAQGLSNGEIAARLVLSEATVKTHVGRILAKLGLRDRVQAVVLAYETGLVRAGGTGA
- a CDS encoding sensor histidine kinase — translated: MQRLYDFLRRHPTGVDTFWAVLLLGFSSLTVLGGPTRGAQIPMAIFTVGLCLVVALRRKIPVKMLLLTAAIGVGQLIFGVPFLPADFAMFVIAYTVASAPAVPRWASRCALTGALLGPALSAVRFNQMLGSHTIKQDLLATALLTVPFVLAWVLGDSMRTRRAYWAQLEEKAARLEKEREAQSRIAVAAERARIARELHDVVAHNVSVMVVQADGAAYVLDAAPEQTRQALETISGTGRQALSEMRRLLGVLRTGEKSEGGEYGPQPGVDQLSDLMEQVRGAGLPVDFQVEGEPRELPSSVELTAYRIVQEALTNTRKHGGPAVGATVRLSYQDDDLDLLIEDDGRGAQRELYEEGGEDGLGHGLIGMRERVGMVGGTLAAGPRPGGGFRVSAVLPLKPVR
- a CDS encoding SAM-dependent methyltransferase, with protein sequence MTNEWCGWREATERALYGPGDGFYTRPGGPGPAGHFRTSVHASPLYAGAVATLLRRVDAALGRPDELALVDVGAGRGELLTGVLAALPDEVAARVRPCAVERAARPPGLDPRIVWRSELPAPGSVTGLLFANEWLDNVPVDVVETDADGVPRRVLVRADGTERLGEPVDGADAEWLGRWWPPLPPPPAPDAAASPGLRAEIGRPRDEAWAQAVRTLHAGLAVAVDYAHERGDRPLFGTLTGFRDGREVAPVPDGSCDITAHVALDACAGPSAQRLTQRAALGALGVDGRRPPLALAATDPSGYVRALSAAGAAAELTDPAGLGGFGWLLEPVGEACAGLLGVPDAA
- a CDS encoding beta-eliminating lyase-related protein — protein: MLTGNAFLETVRERLDRLVAEAPAVYDLDSRPDIYGDDGSIVGELERRTAETLGTEAAAFFPTGTMAQQVALRCWAGRTGNATVAGHRLSHLEMHERDACAVVSGLRMVHPTDAPRLPTAAEVSDLAEPFGTLALELPLRDAGFVLPSWDELTAVVAAARERDSVVHFDGARLWECGPHFGRTLPEITDLADSVYVSFYKTLGGISGAALAGSEDFIEEARTWRHRYGGNLFQQWPAALAALTGLERELPRLPEYVAQARIVARALGEGLDGAGVPWFRVHPEVPHTHQFQVWLPHPPALLDEAGLRQAEETGTVLFQRWFEPAPAGPPGVAVTEVTASASALGWTADEVRAAVREFVAFVSRVGG
- a CDS encoding DUF5937 family protein; translated protein: MANVIDITGLPPERVVFSPSPLAELGAALHALSEPGHHPGLHGWVTATNAALKPDLADRLCEADFLWRSSRADILLPARPGATLAAELDELDAIDDERFVAAAFEITCSARYTRPTPSPLVDADERVRVREMVAARGPRQAAFTDRMLTDPDGLRVWLRRLFEDCEEAFFGDIWRRVGIQLAADARHKTELLRHKGLAETLSATSQALSLESAQDGSGGTRILVDKLARGRTTAFARPADPGVTFLPTSFGWPHLVFGHAPGWRPVLQYPVADPELPAPAALELVQQRLEALGHPMRMQLCRTLSRGPHTTGELAHAFGITSPEVSRHIATLKKAGLIQTRRRGRYVLHQLDLQVVARLGSDFLEGVLR